The Toxorhynchites rutilus septentrionalis strain SRP chromosome 3, ASM2978413v1, whole genome shotgun sequence genome includes a region encoding these proteins:
- the LOC129777520 gene encoding presenilins-associated rhomboid-like protein, mitochondrial, protein MALRLLLNLQEIPTIVSSRSLFCCRSQFLNPSKFNRQAYTVRFTRQTRNTRGESFAPRQTIVPSDVKGIIDSGYIDPSKLWRSVVFTVAFSTGSFVGVTIWEYETVRSRAINALRSKLNLNWFKEKVNSSRQEVDLWRKDINSWWNRLTPGERIFAPICALNVIVFGLWRLPRLQPMMIRYFASNPAAKAVCWPMFLSTFSHYSLFHIAANMYVLHSFSHAAVATLGREQFLGLYLSAGVIASFASHLFKTVMAQPGLSLGASGAIMAILAYVCTVYPDTQLSIVFLPMFTFSAGAAIKVIMGIDLAGVVLGWKIFDHAAHLGGAVFGMFWAYYGSQRIWPLREHFVGYWHELRGPPKK, encoded by the exons ATGGCACTACGCTTGCTGTTGAATCTCCAAGAAATTCCAACAATAGTGAG CTCGCGCTCGCTGTTTTGCTGCCGGAGTCAGTTCCTGAATCCATCTAAATTCAACCGACAAGCATACACAGTTCGTTTTACGCGTCAAACACGCAACACGCGAGGCGAGTCATTCGCTCCCCGACAGACGATAGTTCCCAGTGATGTGAAGGGAATCATTGACTCGGGCTATATTGATCCCTCGAAGCTTTGGAGATCTGTCGTATTCACGGTTGCCTTCAGCACGGGCAGTTTCGTTGGAGTGACCATCTGGGAGTACGAAACGGTTCGATCCAGAGCAATAAATGCTTTGCGGAGTAAGTTGAACTTAAACTGGTTCAAGGAGAAGGTGAATTCGAGTAGGCAGGAAGTGGATCTGTGGCGTAAAGATATCAACAGTTGGTGGAATAGGTTGACTCCGGGAGAACGGATTTTTGCACCTATCTGTGCTTTAAACGTAATTGTGTTTGGCCTGTGGAGATTGCCACGACTGCAACCTATGATGATTAGATATTTCGCATCAAATCCGGCAGCGA AAGCCGTCTGTTGGCCAATGTTTCTTTCGACCTTCAGCCATTATTCGCTGTTTCACATAGCCGCTAACATGTACGTTCTGCATAGCTTTAGCCACGCTGCAGTGGCCACTCTAGGCAGAGAACAGTTTCTTGGGCTTTATCTGAGCGCTGGAGTGATTGCATCCTTCGCTAGTCACCTCTTCAAAACAGTGATGGCTCAGCCTGGACTCTCGCTGGGCGCTTCCGGTGCAATAATGGCAATCCTGGCCTATGTTTGCACTGTATACCCCGACACACAGCTTAGTATCGTGTTCTTGCCAATGTTTACGTTCTCTGCAGGGGCT GCAATTAAAGTAATCATGGGCATCGATTTGGCGGGAGTGGTACTTGGGTGGAAAATTTTCGATCATGCGGCTCATTTGGGAGGAGCTGTGTTCGGAATGTTCTGGGCGTATTACGGCAGTCAGCGGATTTGGCCTTTGAGGGAACACTTTGTTGGCTATTGGCATGAACTGCGAGGACCaccgaaaaaataa